One Carya illinoinensis cultivar Pawnee chromosome 5, C.illinoinensisPawnee_v1, whole genome shotgun sequence genomic window, cGATTAATTAGGAGTTACCCAGTTATCACAAATTTATATGGCAGTTTTTAGAGCTCGAAAAAAGACTATAAAATGaactataaagaaaataaaattcaattttttctcaggGACATTTTCACAAACACATTCCGTTCGCTTTCCAAAATCAAGAACCATGATAAAATTTATCACATATTCACAACCAGTTGCTAAATACAAACATATTTCTACAATCTACACAATCCAAAATCTATAGTAACTAAAAGgcataaatttaaaatcctaAAATTACCGGTTGATGGCGGCATGAATTGTGAACATGCAGGATGACAGCAACCTGGTAGTTGGTGGCACTGGGGCACGAAGAGTTAAGATAGACTCTGAGAGAAGAAGAAACGAAGAAGAAAGGCATGGTCGCGTGAGCCGTGAGATGTACGAGTCTATGACGGTGCGTGCGAGAGACGaagtgagtgagagtgagagcCAGATGTCAccgagagaagaagaaagagcaACAAAGTATTGAAAATGAGCAAAATGACGTCGTTCCTATTTAAATGGAACGACGTTGTTAAAGCTAAGATCAGagtaaaattgtaaaataaatacaatGTTTTGCATCtatgtttatttaaaattaatcgtAGTTAGGATTTCAGAGTCCTATTTGACTCCGACTTCGAGCTCCAATTAACTTGTCGAACTCACTCCGATTTTTGACCATGATTTTtgaaactccgactccgacctagtcggagtcggagcagaGGTCGGATGAAATCGAAAATTTCAGATATCTGCACAGCCCTAGTTCTGATCAATGAGGAACTCTTTAAAGAAAGCATCATAATTtcctatataaaataaagttgtatttgaattttgagTTGGGATCTTTATGAACAGTAGTGAGTTATGTAAGAAcgatctaaaataaatttaaatgtatttaaatgttaatatgagtttagtactatttatgagaaattgaaaaagatcGTGGGCCCAATCTATAAAGATATgttaagttgaaaaatgttgtaaGTCCCACAtgtaaaaatgttttatattgagatgagtttaataatttaaaagttgGAAATTTGGATGTTAGATTCAGTTGAAAATTAAACTGAACTAAGTTAACAGAATAGGGCCATTACCATTTTAGAAAGTGTGTTTTTGGGAATAAATTTTGGTAAGAGTTCTAATAATTAGTGATACTCGTTACttgtataataaataattattttatacacatctaacaattaaaaaagaaaaataatacttgCAATCGTGAGTATGTAAATATTgcgtaatcattttaaaaaatgtgaataaatatgggactcacatgaaaaaaattaattatttaataatgaaacctagtatttttcaaagtgactgcacaATATTTGTACACTTCACGACTTtatatagcattacttttaATATAGATAAATGCTTTGCAACAGTCCTGTTGCCGTTGGGCTAAAAACAGTCCACCAACGGGTTAGCTACAAGTAAGATAAAGTGGTCTGTAGCACAATAGAATGAGAATCAGctgattaaattaaattaaattcaagGATGTGGccacattaaaattaaattaaaactaaaattatgagagataataaattattaacacTAAccccaaatttttttattatacaatattaattttcttaatatagaatctaaagtgaaaatatcataaaaactATATaagattgatgatttatatgaaaaacaaTGGAAATGATTTATCCTTTAAACTTCATTGAGCTTAATACTTAATGTGATACCAAAATAGATAGATTTTACATACAATTTGATAAACTAGTTtaaacattataataaaaaatgacattCTAAAAGATCATTTGATAGTTTCtacaaagaaaacaatttttaaatattttatatttacaaaaataataacggATGAATATTATTCTATGAAATATTGTagttaaaattctaaaacaaccattaagttgtgtttttaaagttttatttatatgttatttggcaaattatcaagatttaattttatatatgctctataactttgtaatattttttcattttacgaGTGATGCCATTGAGTGGGAGGAGTTTGGGTAAGGGATGAGATCTGGTGTAGGCAAGTACATAATTAGTCACATAACATGCTAACATGATGCAATAAGATTGGAGGGCTGGTTATGGCAGGAGAGTAGAAATGCTGATCTCCAAGTTTTCTCTTTAATATACcatatattacaaaattacCCTTTATTTCACGTAGAGTTGTAAAATATTTGTAAGGTGATCATttccttataatatttttgaccGATAATTATAGAAAAGAATGATAGTGCATACCACACTCTAATTTTACCATATAAAATAAGActcttctataaaaaaaatcttaactcaCAATATAGTTGGGAAAGATTAATGCATGCattttaattaatcaaatgTAAActgtcatattataaaattcattttattataaagtatatttgACATCTCATATTCAATCATATCAGTTTAAAATTATCAACCAATCTCGATATTAACTCGTGGTATAGAGTTTGGGATCACATTTATAagcaattattttattatttttacaatcttttatataattagattttaaataaGTTGTACGAGAGTATATACCCACAACTTCCATTGGGCTTACTAGGTCTTATCTTTTACTTCTAGGTCGGATTGACGACCCAAAGGCCAAAAGCCCAATACAATTGTTGTGATTTCGAAATGATTCAAATCCATATCCAACGAATTAGGAAACAACAACGTTGAATCATACAAACATGTCGGCGTTAGTCCACAAGTGTTTGGGAGAAAATTCAATCGTCAAAATGGGAACAAAAGGCGAAACTCTCGGTGGGTATTGGGAACTTTTCCTTCCATACGGGAGGAGAGTGGCGAAATGGAATTTGGCTTATGAAGAAGGTgtcttaaaaatcaaatataaagcatTGACTCACGAATGCAATGTTCATGTGTCGCCTAATGTTGATTGTCTAATATGACATCTTCAATCTCACTTTTTTCCTAACACGTTTTTGGATGGCAGAAAATTCTGTAGAATGTGAGCTATCAAAATAGATGAATAAGTCCCGTTTGattatacagatgagataagatgagatgttttaaatagtaataaataaaatattattataacataattttttaatattaattttatattaaaattttaaaaaattataattatgagataagatgagatttttaattttggataACTGATCCGAACGTAATGGtcaaaataatttgaataagaTAACATAAAATCtgatttttaaacaaaagaATTAGATTCGAATAGTTCGATTTCCCATATATACGAACAATAAGTTGACGGTTTACATGTAACAGAAAGTGcacattataattatttaaaattttaaaaatatgaggCAAGTGTTataatttaacatgaaaaatgcaAATTGGAGTCgacaaaaaatttgaaacatgCAAACCACGAGCGAGAAGAGGAGTGGTTTGATCATGATGTTTGACAAAAAGCGTGTCACGGAGGAGCAACTGGGCATTTTCGATGCTCCACTTTTTCAGCAGTTGCCCCTTACGACCCGGAAGCAGTAACGGAAGTCGAAAGTACACACATATCCATATATGGACGAAAATTTtctacattttcttttcaaataaataaataattaaatgtaAGACGTGATCATCCATCCGTACATATACGTATACGTGACTGCTCTGGGTTCTGAAACTCCCTTTGCAGAATCCTAGTCCGATCCTCCCTCTCTGCATCTCTCTGCGTCTCTGCTTATACATATCCAGAAATCTCAACAGGaaatagataaattaaaataaaataaaataaaataaagcagaGGGTTGGAGACGGGACACACCATGGGGTTGATCACTCTCTCCCCATGTGCCAGCTCTGCTGTTCTCCATTCTCACCCTCGCTTACCTTCTGATCTACCTTACTCTTACCCTCGCTGCCCCCCCAGATCACCTTTGTCGCTCCCTACTTCTCTCTCCAAACGACGCTCTTTTCAACTTTACCGCCGCCCTTCCGCACTTCAAGGGCCCGCCGTCGGCCTCACCAACTCCGTGCCGGTAATTCCTACCAtctcattatttcattttttttgtttctcttaatttattttctctctttgtaGTCCTAAATTGGAAAAGCAGCTATTGATGGGAATGGTTTTCAATTATAGTACTCTTCGGGCTTTCTTTATTTCAGATTAGGCAGCATTTTATGATGTTCCTTTGCCCCTTCCAATTACTATTTcataagcttttgttttttaatgttttctattcaaaaaaaattctacGGTGGATTTTGAATTTACGTTTTTGAATCTTGAATCTAGTTGAACCATATGATACCACATGGCGGATTATGCTAGTTCTGATTGTAGCATCAGAAAGATTTAGCTGTTTATGAAGTTCCTTTGGAGAAAAAGTACTTATGATTCAGCATGTATGTGGCCTGAAAAGCGAGTATGCCCTTGTATATAATCCTTCAATTTCGATTCTGGGTTTTGGTCACAGACCGATTAGAACCTTCGACATCGCGCTAAAGAATTCCAAACAACACACCTCGGTTGCCAATGCAATTGCATTTAGTGAGCAAGGCACATGCTATTCAGGTGTTTTGTTTACAAAATTAAGAATTTAATCACATGAACGTTTAGCTCCGTCCTTTCGTTGACTACGACAAAAGAAATTTGCTGACAAGGAAGGATGGTTCTTTGTGTAGCTAACTTGCCTTTGCAATCGTATTAGACTGACACATATGCatgtcctttttatttttcatggatgTTATCTGTACTTGCAAAAATCAAGAATTCtgctcaaataaaaaattaagaattaattCTGCAAAGGTTTCACTTACATATGTATTGCTACTGAATTTCGTTCACCCATTAATTTCTTCCAGTCGGAGTAGCAATGGCATTGCTTGTTATATGCATCTTACAATATTCTTTGATggattacttaaaaaaattctttggtGGGGTTAGCCTCCAGTATTACCCTTCTGattttttatgttggttttCAGCCTGGGAGTGAAACATACACAGTAGGTGATATTATGACAAGGAAGGAGAATTTACATGTTGTGAAACCAACAACAAGTGTTGATGAAGGTTTTGCTGATACTTGTGCTTCTATTTTCATGTGTATCATATCGGTTCATGTTTTCATTCACTGGATTTTGTTGTTACAGCATTGGAGGCTCTCGTGGAGAAGAGAATAACTGGCTTTCCAGTGATTGATGATGACTGGAAATTGGTAATTCCACTAACATTTTAACCATAATAAGAAGAGAAGGAATTGCATTCATATATACAGCATGATATGGTGTGGTATCTTATGGCACGTGAATCATTCGTCATTCTCAATGTTGCATTGCAGATCTATTTGACAACATTGATAAGATTGCTGTTTGATTACATGTTTTAAAGGCAGCTTTGTTTCTTGGAGATAGTTATCTGTGGAATGCTAAAGAATGATATACAGAAATTAGAATATGTGGTTGGTAATCGATATGTTTCCCTGATTAAATACGTTACTGCTGAGGGGGCTTCACCAAGTTAAAtgtgaatttataaatttaaatgttCCTTCCAAAGATTATGAAAAAGGGAAGAATTTGAGCCCTTTATATGTCTCGCCAAGGACAAGGTGCAACTTACTGAAGGGTATGTGTTTCAAACACGTTGAATTTAGAAACAGCATTATGGTGATAATGTGATATGATGTCTATGAGGTTAAATTATGTCTTTATGATATTAATACCTGAGGAAGTAATGAGTTTTCTGTTTCCCAAACACTCTCCTCTGCCATGAGTAGGTTGCTATGGGATAGGAGATGAGGAAGCCTGGATGCAAGATTGGGTGCGAGTGAGGATGAGAACCTAGTACTTATGCCATACTACTGATGGAATTTTGAATGGTCATATGAATACCTTGTCTAAATTGGAATCCGAGGTcctggaaaaataaattttgtccgAAGTTTCTTTCAAAGAGACTCACACAAGAATTAGAAAGCAATAGCCTTTTTATAATTCTGCAATTGCTGTTTTGGGACATAGGTGACCTTTGGTTTcattttatgggttttattgAGAATGGACTTTGCGTGATGGCTATATTCGAGTCCCATgaggagttttttttattagtccAATTGGTGCTAAACACTTCTCATGCTGCAATGGAATCTATATACAGGCTATGGATGGTATGGTGAAGTCAGGAAGGGATAGAGTGAGAGGAACAAGAAGTACCCTGGTCCCTGGCATAGGAGCCTTCCATAAGCCAAAACATTTGAATTATGTTATAATCgactttaaattatttgaatttaagtTCTTCAGTTATGCTTAGGTGTTGCTGTTGTATATGTgccatgtacttgggctatgcctagtcctcatcaataaaattcttatttactgataaaaaaaaattactgctGCCTCTAATTCTTGCAACCTTAGTTCCTTGTTTCATACCCTCTTCACCCCCTCAAGACCAATCTTTTCCAAGTTGTGTTTGGACCATATAGCCTTATCAAATTTATACATTTCCAAGTTCTTAACACAGTAATTTTCCAAAAATCCTGAGCTCACCAGATGTAGACAATTTCTCTAGATTTGTCCCATATCACACTCAGATTGGTATGTAGATAATAATTTAATCCCTTTTGACAATGAGCACGTGTCCAACTTTTTTAGTTGAACATGGTATTTTTTGTCATTACagattatcattatttttttaacaagatCTTCTATTACTGTaagtttctattatttttattgttatggtAATCTGGCTTTgttaaaacaatttaattttttgagattGTTTACTCCATTGCATTGACTTGAGTTTTTTTCCTATGGCAGGTTGGTGTCGTTTCAGACTATGACTTGTTAGCACTCGATTCAATATCAGGTAGAACGGGTATTATGATCTAGTATTTTGCTTATTTTGCTTTATGAATATGACTCTAAATTTGGGAATGTGCGGTTGCTTAAATTTGTTCAAGATTTGGGAATTTCTGGCATGACATATCATATAAGATGTCGTTGCTGTCATCATAACATCTTCTGTGTTGGCATAATCTCTTTTCCTTGTTAAAAAAACTCACATCTTTCAGTTTGTCCCTTTTATCCTTTTCCTTTGGCAGGGAATCATAAAATTGGTTGTATAATTTTTTGGTTTACatgtcttttttttccttcggaATATTAGTGATATTTTATGTGCCATAAAGAAATTGTGATTATAATTTCGACTAGAGTTCGTTAGACACTAGTTGCAAATTTTTTATCAGCTATCTTTgttccccccttctctctctctctctccccccccccccccctacaATTAAAACagtttcttatttcttcttttgtGGCTGGTAGGTGGCAGTCAAAGTGACACAAGTGTGTTTCCTG contains:
- the LOC122311392 gene encoding CBS domain-containing protein CBSX1, chloroplastic-like isoform X3; protein product: MGLITLSPCASSAVLHSHPRLPSDLPYSYPRCPPRSPLSLPTSLSKRRSFQLYRRPSALQGPAVGLTNSVPPGSETYTVGDIMTRKENLHVVKPTTSVDEALEALVEKRITGFPVIDDDWKLIIIIFLTRSSITVGVVSDYDLLALDSISGGSQSDTSVFPDVNSSWKTFNEIHNLLKKTNGKVVGDLMTPAPLVVQESTNLEDAARLLLETKFRRLPVVDGDGKLSCL
- the LOC122311392 gene encoding CBS domain-containing protein CBSX1, chloroplastic-like isoform X1, which codes for MGLITLSPCASSAVLHSHPRLPSDLPYSYPRCPPRSPLSLPTSLSKRRSFQLYRRPSALQGPAVGLTNSVPPGSETYTVGDIMTRKENLHVVKPTTSVDEALEALVEKRITGFPVIDDDWKLIIIIFLTRSSITVGVVSDYDLLALDSISGGSQSDTSVFPDVNSSWKTFNEIHNLLKKTNGKVVGDLMTPAPLVVQESTNLEDAARLLLETKFRRLPVVDGDGKLVGLITRGNVVRAALQIKHAGEKLA
- the LOC122311392 gene encoding CBS domain-containing protein CBSX1, chloroplastic-like isoform X2, translating into MGLITLSPCASSAVLHSHPRLPSDLPYSYPRCPPRSPLSLPTSLSKRRSFQLYRRPSALQGPAVGLTNSVPPGSETYTVGDIMTRKENLHVVKPTTSVDEALEALVEKRITGFPVIDDDWKLVGVVSDYDLLALDSISGGSQSDTSVFPDVNSSWKTFNEIHNLLKKTNGKVVGDLMTPAPLVVQESTNLEDAARLLLETKFRRLPVVDGDGKLVGLITRGNVVRAALQIKHAGEKLA